A stretch of DNA from Oscillatoria sp. FACHB-1406:
TCTCTACTTATCGATAGAATTCCGCTAGATTAAAGATTAGCTTTATTCATTTCTTGCCGAAATCATTCTACTTTCTGGAATACTGGACGTGAATTAACACTCCAACTCTCCATCTATGACCCCAGAAATTCAAACTACCTCCGCCCCCATCGACGACGATGAAATCTCCCTGGTCGATATCATCCGCTTTCTGCACCGCAATTGGCGCTTCATTAGCCTCGTCACCCTAGGCTTCGTGGCGATCGCGCTCCCCTTCACCTTGCTCAAACCCAACGCCTACGAACGGCAATTGACCTTGAGCGTTGGCTCGAAACCGATCGCACTATCCGCCAACCAACAAATAGGACTGGATGCAGCCCGCGCCAACACTTTAGCCACAGAGAAGCTCAAAAGTCAAGAGTGGAAGGAAATTTCCGCGCAGCCTACCTACGATGCAACTAAGCAGGAAATCGCCCTAGCGCTGCGATCGCCGAATCCCGAAGCCCTTAAACAGCTTACTCCCAAC
This window harbors:
- a CDS encoding Wzz/FepE/Etk N-terminal domain-containing protein, with amino-acid sequence MTPEIQTTSAPIDDDEISLVDIIRFLHRNWRFISLVTLGFVAIALPFTLLKPNAYERQLTLSVGSKPIALSANQQIGLDAARANTLATEKLKSQEWKEISAQPTYDATKQEIALALRSPNPEALKQLTPNAIATQLQTDLQDELLDTLKPSLEALELQIARS